DNA from Mycobacterium bourgelatii:
TCCAGGCATCCAGCGAGGAAGTGGCCGCGCTGCGGCAGGAAGTGGCCGGGCTGACCGACACCTCGTCGGCTCCCCAGGCGGTGCAGTCTCGGATGGCGAAGTTGCTGCGGCGCGCGATCGACGAGGTCGCCGAGATGCAGGCCGAGTCGCGAGCCGAGGCGCAGGAACTGATCCGCAGCGCCGAGGCCGAGATCGAGGCCATGCAGCAAGAGCACCGAGAAGCGTTGGCGGATCTGGCCGAGCAGCGGAAAGCCCTGGAAGACGAGATCGAGGAAGCCAAGGGAAAATTAGCGGCCGACCTGGCCCGCATGCGCTCGGAGGCAGAGTCGGAAATCGAAGAAGCTCGCCAGGACGCCCAGCAGGAGCGTGAGCAACTGCTCGCCGACGCGAGGCTGGAAGCCGATCACTACCGTGAGCAGG
Protein-coding regions in this window:
- a CDS encoding DivIVA domain-containing protein, with the protein product METEPAKRFSRIFRGYDPAAVDAYIELLTTKQELLRADVERLTRRLQASSEEVAALRQEVAGLTDTSSAPQAVQSRMAKLLRRAIDEVAEMQAESRAEAQELIRSAEAEIEAMQQEHREALADLAEQRKALEDEIEEAKGKLAADLARMRSEAESEIEEARQDAQQEREQLLADARLEADHYREQAAQAVDEATRQRISVLEQLMDVYRDLDAVPAKLESAYQELKNPQTGTVVPFEQKVSTG